The following proteins come from a genomic window of Blastococcus sp. HT6-30:
- the rnc gene encoding ribonuclease III — MTAVGTTAAEHPPEGAADGRPPASPGGEEHAERAAAWLKDALGVELPDGLLPLVLTHRSFAYENGGLPTNERLEFLGDSVLGLVVTDELYRSQPDLPEGQLAKLRASVVNMTSLAQVARRLGDGGLGPHLLLGRGEETTGGREKDSILADALEALIGAIHLGCGLDTASAVVHRLFDPLLVESATRGAGLDWKTSLQELGAARGLGAPLYRVDDEGPDHAKTFSAAVLLAGIVRGTGTGRTKKAAEQEAAEVAWRALSEE; from the coding sequence GTGACCGCCGTGGGGACGACGGCCGCCGAGCACCCTCCCGAGGGTGCCGCCGACGGCCGTCCCCCGGCCTCTCCCGGTGGAGAGGAGCATGCCGAGCGGGCCGCCGCCTGGCTGAAAGACGCCCTGGGCGTCGAACTGCCCGACGGGCTGCTGCCCCTGGTGCTCACCCACCGATCCTTCGCGTACGAGAACGGCGGCCTGCCGACCAACGAGCGCCTGGAGTTCCTGGGCGACTCGGTGCTCGGCCTGGTCGTCACCGACGAGCTCTACCGCAGCCAGCCCGACCTGCCCGAGGGTCAGCTGGCCAAGCTGCGTGCCTCGGTGGTCAACATGACGTCGCTGGCCCAGGTCGCCCGGCGGCTGGGCGACGGCGGGCTCGGCCCGCACCTGTTGCTGGGCCGCGGTGAGGAGACCACCGGCGGCCGGGAGAAGGACTCGATCCTCGCCGACGCCCTGGAGGCGCTCATCGGCGCGATCCACCTGGGCTGTGGCCTGGACACCGCCTCTGCGGTCGTGCACCGGCTGTTCGACCCGCTGCTGGTCGAGTCGGCCACCCGCGGCGCCGGCCTGGACTGGAAGACCAGCCTGCAGGAGCTCGGCGCCGCCCGGGGGCTCGGTGCGCCGCTCTACCGGGTCGACGACGAGGGCCCCGACCACGCCAAGACCTTCAGCGCGGCCGTGCTGCTCGCCGGCATCGTCCGGGGCACCGGGACCGGCCGCACCAAGAAGGCCGCCGAGCAGGAGGCCGCCGAGGTCGCCTGGCGCGCCCTGTCGGAGGAGTAG
- the rpmF gene encoding 50S ribosomal protein L32 produces MAVPKRKMSRANTRMRRSQWKATAPTLSPCPNRACGELKPPHQACPTCGQYDGRQVLSV; encoded by the coding sequence GTGGCCGTTCCGAAGCGGAAGATGTCGCGCGCCAACACCCGCATGCGCCGGTCGCAGTGGAAGGCCACCGCGCCGACCCTGTCGCCGTGCCCGAACCGTGCCTGCGGCGAGCTCAAGCCCCCGCACCAGGCCTGCCCGACCTGCGGCCAGTACGACGGTCGCCAGGTCCTCTCGGTCTGA
- a CDS encoding DUF177 domain-containing protein, translating to MPAASPNSSGAASPEDRRPSANPWKFDLRELGRRAGSMHELDRTAPAPEGWGLELIRVPGNADVHLRLRLESVMEGVLVSGDLEVPVVGSCARCLEPIEDTLTLDVQELYAYAGSTTEATSEEDEVRRVEGDFLDLEPLARDTIVLSLPLSPVCSPDCGGLCVDCGRRIDDLPEDHTHEVTDPRWAALAERFASSPGTPGESTTPEEN from the coding sequence ATGCCTGCCGCTTCCCCGAACAGCTCCGGCGCCGCGTCCCCCGAGGACCGGCGTCCCTCGGCCAACCCCTGGAAGTTCGACCTCCGGGAACTGGGTCGTCGCGCGGGCTCCATGCACGAACTGGACCGCACCGCGCCCGCTCCCGAGGGCTGGGGCCTGGAGCTGATCCGCGTCCCCGGGAACGCCGACGTCCACCTGCGGCTGCGGCTGGAGTCGGTCATGGAGGGCGTGCTGGTCAGCGGGGACCTCGAGGTCCCCGTCGTCGGTTCCTGCGCCCGCTGCCTCGAGCCGATCGAGGACACCCTGACCCTCGACGTCCAGGAGCTCTACGCCTACGCGGGCAGCACCACCGAGGCCACCAGCGAGGAGGACGAGGTGCGCCGGGTCGAGGGCGACTTCCTCGACCTCGAGCCCCTGGCACGGGACACCATCGTGCTGAGCCTCCCGTTGTCGCCGGTCTGCTCGCCGGACTGCGGCGGCCTGTGCGTCGACTGCGGCCGGCGCATCGACGACCTGCCGGAGGACCACACCCACGAGGTGACCGACCCCCGGTGGGCCGCCCTCGCGGAGCGTTTCGCTTCCTCGCCGGGCACCCCCGGCGAATCCACCACCCCAGAGGAGAACTGA
- the coaD gene encoding pantetheine-phosphate adenylyltransferase — MRRAVCPGSFDPVTNGHVDVITRAAGLYDELVVAVLVNPGKAGLFPVEERMELLREAVADLPNVTVDSFQGLLVDYCRTHGIPVIVKGLRAVSDFEYELQMAQMNRELAAIETLFVPTAPQVGHLSSSLVKQIATFGGDVSRLVPKAVHDRLAGHARRGEA, encoded by the coding sequence GTGAGGCGTGCCGTCTGTCCTGGTTCCTTCGACCCGGTCACCAACGGGCACGTCGACGTCATCACCCGGGCCGCCGGGCTCTACGACGAGCTGGTCGTGGCCGTGCTCGTCAACCCGGGGAAGGCGGGGCTGTTTCCCGTCGAGGAGCGCATGGAGCTCCTCCGGGAGGCCGTGGCCGATCTCCCCAACGTCACCGTCGACAGCTTCCAGGGACTGCTGGTCGACTACTGCCGCACCCACGGGATCCCGGTGATCGTCAAGGGGCTCCGCGCGGTCAGCGACTTCGAGTACGAGCTGCAGATGGCGCAGATGAACCGCGAGCTGGCCGCCATCGAGACCCTGTTCGTGCCCACGGCCCCGCAGGTCGGCCACCTGTCCTCCAGCCTGGTCAAGCAGATCGCCACCTTCGGCGGGGACGTCTCCCGGCTGGTGCCCAAGGCGGTCCACGACCGGCTGGCCGGGCACGCCCGGCGGGGGGAGGCGTGA
- the rsmD gene encoding 16S rRNA (guanine(966)-N(2))-methyltransferase RsmD has protein sequence MTRVIAGVAKGRRLTVPPAGVRPTGDKARGALFNSLGPLVDLDGAAVLDLYAGSGALGLEALSRGAGTVVFVESGRAVLPVLRANLATVGLPGGRVVAGSVPAVVAGPAPQAFDVVLADPPYAVPTDEVRDVLRALVARDWLAPGGVVVVERSSREQGWEWPTPLEGLRERRYGEAVLRYGRRP, from the coding sequence GTGACCAGGGTGATCGCCGGCGTGGCCAAGGGGCGGCGGCTCACGGTGCCCCCGGCCGGTGTCCGCCCGACCGGGGACAAGGCCCGCGGCGCGCTGTTCAACTCCCTCGGTCCACTGGTCGACCTCGACGGCGCGGCGGTGCTCGACCTGTACGCCGGGTCCGGGGCGCTCGGCCTGGAGGCCCTGTCCCGGGGGGCGGGCACCGTGGTCTTCGTGGAGTCCGGCCGGGCGGTGCTGCCCGTCCTGCGGGCCAACCTCGCCACCGTCGGCCTGCCCGGGGGGCGCGTCGTCGCCGGTTCGGTGCCCGCCGTCGTGGCCGGTCCGGCACCGCAGGCCTTCGACGTCGTGCTCGCCGACCCGCCCTACGCCGTCCCCACCGACGAGGTGCGCGACGTGCTGCGGGCGCTGGTGGCGCGGGACTGGCTGGCCCCTGGAGGTGTCGTCGTGGTGGAGCGGTCGAGCCGCGAGCAGGGGTGGGAGTGGCCGACACCCCTGGAAGGTCTGCGCGAGCGGCGCTACGGCGAGGCCGTGCTCCGGTACGGTCGGCGTCCGTGA